GGGAAACTCGGTCGGTTTTCTCCTGAGACCCTACAACTACTATGACCTGGACCCCTCTATATACTCCCACGATGGTGTGTTTTTCACCAGCGAGCAGGACTTTACAGCATGTGAAATCAACCCTCTTGCCTGCTTGCCCAAAACTGCCTCTTGTTTGCCAAACTTCCCTCCATTCACCTATGATGGTTTTCGAAATATGAGCAGGCTTTAATGCTACAGGATGGTGTGAGGAGATGTGGTCAGAGACCCCAGGCTGACCATTCTGTCtctgattttcagctttttagTGAAGTTGTCTCAATTTTCAGTTGTCCAGTGACTTGACATTTTATTGTTGCTTTGGAAATAGTGCtcttgaaaagggaaaagtgattTTCCTAGCATGATGTGAGATGGATGTCTATGTTATCTGGTAATTCTTGAATTTGAGTCTGTTGCCAGAGGAAAGTGAGGAGAAAATCCTGTTCCTCTGCTGTAGAAGCAAGTGCTGTGTAGTGCATATCtcaggttaaaaaaatgaaaatggtgCTGGTCCAATGTTCTCAAGTGTCTCGTTCTTACAACTTTCAGCAGGGTCTCCTGGGGGGTGATGCTGGTCTCTGCCGTGTTTCCTGTGCCCACAGACCAGCAGTGTGGCTCTGGGTGCTCATCAGGACATGGAGATTTCcagctggagggcaggagggacaagCTGGGGCACGTCCCAGGGCTCAGGGGCATGGATTGAGGTGGGCACTGGCACCAAGCCCTGTGGCTGTTGGGAGGAGGCTGGGTCATGGCCAGGACTGTGTGGGTTGTGGCTCTCAGGCCCTCAGTGCCTGGGCACAAGGGAGGGATCTGGTTGGGACCTTGCAGGAAGGGTCTCATGGCTGCTGGAGATGCAGCAGGGCCAGTGCCACTGCCTGTTTGCCAGGATGCTGGTTGGGCTCTGGTGCCCCCTCTCACAGCTCCATCTGTGCTAGGATGTAACTCAGGCTCAGTGGGCACCTTTGCAAGGTGACaaactgctgtccctgctgtcccctctgtcctggctgcaggaccGTGGGGATGCTGGCAGCAGTCAGTGCTGATGGTGatggcagggcagtgccaggatggGGCAGTGGTGCTGTGGTTAGCCCCGCTCTGCACAGGGAAGGTTTATCTCtacagccactgctgcctgcccagcatCTGCAGGGTTAAGACAAGGAACAGAAGGGAGATGTGCTTACTTCCCCTAATAACTGGATCCATCCTCTCCAAGCTTTGCAATGTAGGATCTGGGACCAGAGAGGAAGGGCAGATGTACAAACATTGAGCTTACTTTAAATTATAACTCTCTAGGGAAGCACAGCAAAGTTGCCTTTTATGGTTCCCAGCAAATCCTGGCAATGTGCGAGAACGTCCCTGTGCACCCTCCCTGCGAGTTCCTCCCTGCTGAAAAAACAGGGGAGGAAAATAAACCTGAGCCAACCCAGCCCCTTGCTCTAGTGAGCTGCTGGGAGGATTCCACAGCTGGAAGCGTGTCCTGCCAGACTGCAGGAGCACTCAGTGCCTCAGCAGGCATGAGCCTGAAAACCGTCCTCATCCTCCTTGGTCTGGCATTAGCCACAATATTCGCTTTGGTCTGCGTGTTGCTGACCAGGGAAAGGACCCCCAGAACCTGCCAGCACctgcccctggagcaggaggacgTCGAGGATGGCCAGAGCCTGGTGTTTGCTGACCTGACAGCCGAGGAGATGTCCCAAGTGGTGCGGtacctgcagggacacctcggGGTGCCGCTGGTTGACGCCTCCCGTGCCAGACCCTCGGACAACTGCATCGCCTCCGTGGATCTGCAGGTGCCCGCCAAGGCAGAGGTGCTGCGGTTCCTGGACGGCGGCGAGGCTCGTCCCCCCCGAGaggccctggctgtgctgtacTTTGGGAACCAGGCAGAGCCCAACATCAGCGAGTTCGTGGTGGGGCCGCTGCCGACGCCAGCGTACCACCGAGACGTGACGGAGCACAAGTACGGGGGGAAGCTGCCGTACCACCGCAGACCCGTCACCGGCAGGGAGTACTTGGACATCAACGCCCTCATCCAGAGGGAGCTGAAAAAGGCTCCGCGCTTCCTCACTGCGTGCTGCGAGTCTGACGGGACCAACCTGGCCATCCTCACCACAGCCCCACGGGGCTTCAAGTCCGGTGACCGCGTGACCTGGTTTGTCCTTTTCCACAATGTGGCTGGCACTGGTTACTACCTGTCTCcagtggggctggaggtgctggtggaCCATGGGGACCTCCACATCTCCCAGTGGCGGCTGCTCCAAGTCTTCTACAATGGCCGGTTCtttgccagcacagagcatctGGAACAGGAGTTTGTGGCCGGTGCACTGGAGGTTGTCAGACTCAAGCACCCCCAGGCTGATTCTGTGCTGGGCTCAATGAAGCCCCGGCGCCCTCCTGGGTCCCCGGGCCCAGTGCAGTTTGAGCCCCAGGGTCCCCGCTACAGCGTCAGGAACAACCACATCaccttccagggctggagcatcgCCTTCGGCATGAACCCCAACACCGGCCCGCGCCTCTTCGACATCAGGTACCGTGGGGAGAGGATTGTCTACGAGCTGAGTCTGCAGGAAGCCTTGGCCCTGTATGGCTCCAACTGCCCCGGGGGCATGTCCACTCGCTACCTGGATGGCAGCTTTGGCATCGGCAGGTTTGCCTATGAGCTGGTCCGGGGGCTGGACTGCCCCTACACAGCGACCTACGTGGACAGGCACTACCTGGTAGAGACAGATActcccaaaaccaaccaaaactcACTCTGCATTTTTGAGCATgactcctccctccctctgagGCGCCACTTCTCCGACTCACAGTCCTTTTACTACGGCGGGCTGCGGAAAAACACGCTGGTCATCCGTACCATCTCCACACTCATTAACTATGATTACATCTGGGACTTCATGTTCCACGGCAGCGGGGCTGTGGAAGTCCGGGTGCACGCCACTGGCTACATCAGCTCCTCCTTCTTCCATGGCCGAGGCACTGACTATGGCAACAGGGTTGGGCCCCACACGCTGGGCACGATGCACCTCCACCACATCCACTACAAGGTGGACCTGGATGTTGACGGTAGGTCTGGTCACCTTTGTGCATGGCTGTGGGTTAGCTGAGGTCTGCCTGGGGTGTAGAGCTTGAGAAGGTTTTCTATTCTGCTTCACAGGGCAGCTGAACTCTCTGGAGACCCAGGATATGGAGTATGAGTTTGTCAAAGATCCCTGGAGCACGCAGAACACCATTGAGCGGCCACACCTCCGCAGGGAAAGGCTGCAGAAGGAGGATGAGGCAGCATTCCCACTCAATGTCCCCCTGCCCCGCTACCTCTCCTTTGTCAGCCCCAATCTCAACAAATGGGAGCACCCACGCAGCTACAGGATCCAGATCATCAGCTTTGCTGGGAAGCACCTGCCCACCAACAGCTCCATGGAACGCTCTGTCAGCTGGGGCAGGTGggtgccagggcctcagctgcttctgctcctgctggagggAGGCTCTCACCCCTGGACAGGTCTGcaccaggctgcagggaagggtTAAACAGCAAACATGCATAGCTTTTGGCTCTGAAATTTCCTTGAGATGTTGCTCAATAACATCTGCTCATAGTAGCTCAAAGGCAGGAATCTGACCCTACACCAGACTGATTTAGAGCAGCCCCGTGTGATTTTCCCTTTGAGGGGAAGTAGGCTGCAGAACAAATTCCTAAGGGAAGCACGGGCACTGCCAGGTTGTGATATCTTCCCATGAGGACAGAATGCCTTTTGGAAAATGCTTGGGATAAGCACAGACCAGTCTCACTGCCAGGTGAGCTGATGGAGCTCACGGTGGGGTTATTCTGTGTGGGGCAGAAGTAGCTGTGGCTTAAGGGACTGCATTGGGCATTGAATGGCAACCTTTGCACCTGGATCCATTCAGGTTTCCCAGCCGTGCTGGAAAAGCCACAGGCAACAAGGGATCCCCCACACAGCTCGAagatgctggggctgctgcattcctgcccctcaccagccctttccctccctgccccaggggtgcATCCAGTCCCAGTTTGCCAGTGCATCCCAGCTGGCAATGCCatggctgccctgccctgccctgtgctggcatGGACAGGCCTCTctgatccctgtgctggcaggtaCCAGCTGGCTGTCACCcggaggaaggaggaggagcccaccagcaccagcatcTACAACCAGAACGACCCCTGGACGCCCACTCTCGCCTTTGCTGACTTCATCAACAACGAGACCATCACCAACGAGGTAAGCTGGGCTCCCTGGGCTGGAGAGAAGCTGAACCCTGTGGGGGCCatcctggctcctgccctggaCAGAAGCTGCACCAGTCCCAGAGCCAgactgagcagctgctgggctggcagagtCCAGCTCTGTCAGACACAGGCCTCCCTCTTCTTCTCCCAGGACTTGGTTGCCTGGATCACTGTGGGGTTCCTGCACGTCCCTCACGCTGAAGACGTCCCCAACACAGTGACCGTGGGGAATGGTGTTGGCTTTTTCCTGAGGCCTTACAACTACTTCAATGAGGACCCCTCGGTGGATTCATCTGACAGTGTTTACTTCAGCAGTGAACAGGATGCAGGGGCATGTGGGGGCAATCCCCTTGCCTGCCTGTCCTCTGCTGCCACCTGTGCCCCCCACCTGCCCCCCTTCCAATTTGGGGGCTTCCTCAACCTCAGCCTGGCACCGCCTCTTGGCGGGCTCTGatgggccagggctgctgctggctcttggGTGGGTGCTCAGAGGGTCTCTGTCCCACACCAGGACCtgccctccccctgcccagggtgtcACATGCTCAGGGTCAGGTTTTGGGAGATCAGTTCTTGTTCCAGGACTGGAAGGAGGACACAAAACCTCTGAAAAATAGCCcctgggaattattttttttatctcatcCTGGATGTCACCCTGTGTACTGTGGGgtgcccacagctgctgccctcCTCTGGGATGGGACTTCCACCCCCTTCCCATCATTGGTGCACACAGGGTGACAGTGCTGGCCAAGGCTGCCCATAGCacaaagctgcagctgccctTGGAGCTGTGATCCACCTGAGGTTTTGCCCACAGTGGAAAGGGTGAGTggtgtggtgctgctgtgagccTGCCACAAAACATCCACTGCAATCATTGCAGCATCGAGGCCAATGggcccaggcagtgccaggctctggctgctgctgcagtgccagctctgcagatggaGATGGTGCACTGGGCTTGCTgggaggctgctggaggagcccaTGGCTGGGCCGCTGGATGGGcactccctgggctgggctgtgccatgtCCACCCTTCCCAATAAACAGGCACTCAGGTGCTTTTCCTGAACAAACTCGTGTAGCTCATGGGTGCTGCTCTGTCTCCAGGGCCAGGGCCAGACCCCAGCGTGGGTGGTGCCCTGTTAGGGATGACCCTGGCTCAGTTCTGTGGGGGTCCAAGGGATGTGGtgctgccccagagctcagcacagagcccagcatgGCTGTGTGATTGTGTCTCTTGGgccccagtgctggcaggaggctCCTGCCAGGCAATATGGAGCAAACAAGGGAGTTAATGTTTAACAGTTGTTCTGAGCTGTGTTAATCAGTTCTGGGCTTGGCTGCTGCCCAGCATGCTCAGCCCCCCTGTGTGGGGACCCTTGATTCTACACCCCCAGCTGcatgtgcagctctgggctgcaggatcCCACAGCCCACAGAGCCCATCCCCACTGTgccagcctgggatggggacaccaaaaaGCTTGGTGAGGCCAttgccagccctggcacatgGCTGCAGATGCTGAGCACTCACCAAAGTGTCCCTGGGGGTATGGTGGGATTGCTGTAGTGGAAGGGTCTGTTCAGAGAACACTTTGAGGGGCTTGAGCCCTAACAGCTGTGGCATTTGTCCCTAGGAGCCAGCTCAGCTTGGTGGGAGAGGAGATGGGAGGAGAGGGCAGCTCAGGCCATGGGTCAGTGTGAGGCTGCAGTGacccctgggtgccctggggtgtcagcaggggctgtgccaggcctTGTGTGAGGGGCAGGTTGTGTCCAGCTGGCTCCCTGCCCACCACGGCGTGCCCACGTGTGGGGTGCCTGGACTCTGCTCGTGCACTGACGCAATGACCacactgccacagcccagcctggaccTTGCAGCTGTCAGGGAATGTTCTGGACCAAacactggcactgccctggccaTTGCTGCATCCAGAACCTTGGAAATCACGAGCACACCATGTCCCAGAGCCAGCTGATCCTGAGCTTGGTGTGCACAGACCCAGAAATTGGGACAGAAATTGGGttcccccagcctggcccctctccttccctgggaaATCCAGCCAGCCAGTTTACAGAGCACATCCccagtggtgctgctggcagggcatGAGCTGGACCCTGAGCAATGTCAGAGCAGCCAGgatgcagagccctgcagtgcccaggcagctcctgctgctctgccctgaacCAGCTCCACACAGTGACTTTGGGGCCAGGGATTTATCCTCAAGGCAGGGCATggaggagctctgggatcaTGTGGACCCTGGCACCTCTGGCACAGTCCTGACCTGTGGCATGTGCACCTGGCACTGCACAGGGGGTACAGGGATGAGCCACTCTGtcctctgtgctgggagggaagaggTCACTCCTTCCATTCTGCTTCCTGCCCTCTCCCCACTATGGCCCCAGTTTTCCTGCAGTGACTTTTCCTAGGGGACTGGAGTGCTAGTCCCCATCCCCCAACACCTTTTGCCCCATTTTCCACTGTGAAATCTCCTGTGAAGGATTTATTACTGAtagtttcaaaatatttttggaatagAAGCCAAGTCTGTTACATTCCTTCACGCTGGCCAAAGCCACTCTCAGCTGAGGACCCTGGAATGAGCTGTTGGGGAATTTGTTTTGCAAGAGTAATTCAGTTCCTGTGCAAACTTCTGTTTTGTTGGGATGTTTGGCAGGTCAGGAGCTCAGTCCAGGTCTGGGACCACCTTGCTTGGGTGCAGCAAGGCTGGATAGGACAtgactgcagcagggctgagtcTGTGGCTTTGATTGCTTTTCTCACAGGCCATCCATGCCCATAtcccagggagctctgctggtgTTTGGCTGTCAGACCCCATGGCTCCCCGGGCTGTGCatgggcagaggggcaggatggggCCTGTAACTCCTGCTGTTTGTCAGCAGGATTCAGTACTGGACACAGCTCTCACAGAGGCAAACAACATAGGGCAGGGGTTCAAGGATCTTGACATGAATTTTCTCAGGAAGGAGATAAGTGATGCATTTCACTGGCTGTTGATCATTAatgccctgctgcctgctcagctgTGGTGGGTGCTGGctgggcaccctgtgctgcTATTGCAGGGGTGTGTGTCCATGCACTGGCAGCTGTGGATGAGAAAGttgcagagccagcactgctaCCAGGGTCAGCAGAGTGCAGCTGGGGTGGAGGGGACGGCCATGGGCATGGCAGGGTGAGTTGTGTGTTTGGCTCTCTACCCACAGCCAGGGTCTGATAGGGCAGGAGGGATTAACTCagtggagcagtgctgggagaagaAGTGCTGTCTCTATTTGCAAAGGTCCTTTAGCCCCCCACTAGAGATGAGAAGAACATGGCTGGcaccaggagcatcccaggcCTGGTTGTCTGGGACTGTGGGAACCACAGGAATGGCTCTGAAAGTTTCCCATTATGCAAAGTCCTGGTTAAATTAACCAGGTTAAATTAACTTGGAGGGGGGTGGGAGGCTGCCCTCTGCTCCATGAACCCACTCCATGCTCTTGTGCATCCTTGCCATGCTCCAGTGGTGCCTCACAGGGGCAGAGAAACCAGAGCAATTGTCAGCTCTGGACTTGGCAGATCTGCAGGACTGTCACACTCAGAGTGTGGGATAATGGACCAAGGGCCGTGGTTCAGTCAGAGCAGCTGAACTGTTGTACTGGATAGCTggaggagccagggctgcaggatccCCTTGGGTGAGGGGCTGGTGTGGGGcaggggatggtgctggggTTGGAGCACACACACTCCACGTGCCCTCGAAACCTGTTTTCCCCTTTTACGTAAGGTGTTCCAAACATGTTTGTTACAACCCCCTGGTGATGTACCTTTGGAAAGAGTGGTTTTGGGTCCAAAGATCAGTGCTGGGACAGTGACCTGCCTGCTGCAAACAAGACCCTGCAGAGTATAAAACCCCAGTGGCACAGTGGAGCACGGGACAGCCCGAGGCACGCTGAGAGGATGGAGGCCAGCATGAACCTCCTGCACGACGCCGGCATCCGAACCACACACTGGCTGCAGCAGCGCTTCCAGGGCTCCCAGGACTGGTTCCTCTTCATCTCTTATGCTGCTGATCTCAGGAATGCTTTCTTTGTCCTCTTCCCCATCTGGTTCCACTTCAGTGAAGCAGTGGGCATCAGGCTCATCTGGGTGGCTGTAATCGGAGATTGGCTCAACCTCGTCTTCAAGTGGTGAGTGGCCCTGAGCCAGTGCTCCCACTGTGTGCTGGCACACCTGGATTAATGTGGGTCAGATGGTGCtctcagccccagggctggagtAGAACAAAGACCAGAGttcagccccagctgggcagtGACAATGGTCACTTCTTCCCAAGCCATGCAGCAACAGCTTCCCTCTTCCTAG
This Catharus ustulatus isolate bCatUst1 chromosome 23, bCatUst1.pri.v2, whole genome shotgun sequence DNA region includes the following protein-coding sequences:
- the LOC117006334 gene encoding membrane primary amine oxidase-like isoform X1, with the translated sequence MCENVPVHPPCEFLPAEKTGEENKPEPTQPLALVSCWEDSTAGSVSCQTAGALSASAGMSLKTVLILLGLALATIFALVCVLLTRERTPRTCQHLPLEQEDVEDGQSLVFADLTAEEMSQVVRYLQGHLGVPLVDASRARPSDNCIASVDLQVPAKAEVLRFLDGGEARPPREALAVLYFGNQAEPNISEFVVGPLPTPAYHRDVTEHKYGGKLPYHRRPVTGREYLDINALIQRELKKAPRFLTACCESDGTNLAILTTAPRGFKSGDRVTWFVLFHNVAGTGYYLSPVGLEVLVDHGDLHISQWRLLQVFYNGRFFASTEHLEQEFVAGALEVVRLKHPQADSVLGSMKPRRPPGSPGPVQFEPQGPRYSVRNNHITFQGWSIAFGMNPNTGPRLFDIRYRGERIVYELSLQEALALYGSNCPGGMSTRYLDGSFGIGRFAYELVRGLDCPYTATYVDRHYLVETDTPKTNQNSLCIFEHDSSLPLRRHFSDSQSFYYGGLRKNTLVIRTISTLINYDYIWDFMFHGSGAVEVRVHATGYISSSFFHGRGTDYGNRVGPHTLGTMHLHHIHYKVDLDVDGQLNSLETQDMEYEFVKDPWSTQNTIERPHLRRERLQKEDEAAFPLNVPLPRYLSFVSPNLNKWEHPRSYRIQIISFAGKHLPTNSSMERSVSWGRYQLAVTRRKEEEPTSTSIYNQNDPWTPTLAFADFINNETITNEDLVAWITVGFLHVPHAEDVPNTVTVGNGVGFFLRPYNYFNEDPSVDSSDSVYFSSEQDAGACGGNPLACLSSAATCAPHLPPFQFGGFLNLSLAPPLGGL
- the LOC117006334 gene encoding membrane primary amine oxidase-like isoform X2; amino-acid sequence: MCENVPVHPPCEFLPAEKTGEENKPEPTQPLALVSCWEDSTAGSVSCQTAGALSASAGMSLKTVLILLGLALATIFALVCVLLTRERTPRTCQHLPLEQEDVEDGQSLVFADLTAEEMSQVVRYLQGHLGVPLVDASRARPSDNCIASVDLQVPAKAEVLRFLDGGEARPPREALAVLYFGNQAEPNISEFVVGPLPTPAYHRDVTEHKYGGKLPYHRRPVTGREYLDINALIQRELKKAPRFLTACCESDGTNLAILTTAPRGFKSGDRVTWFVLFHNVAGTGYYLSPVGLEVLVDHGDLHISQWRLLQVFYNGRFFASTEHLEQEFVAGALEVVRLKHPQADSVLGSMKPRRPPGSPGPVQFEPQGPRYSVRNNHITFQGWSIAFGMNPNTGPRLFDIRYRGERIVYELSLQEALALYGSNCPGGMSTRYLDGSFGIGRFAYELVRGLDCPYTATYVDRHYLVETDTPKTNQNSLCIFEHDSSLPLRRHFSDSQSFYYGGLRKNTLVIRTISTLINYDYIWDFMFHGSGAVEVRVHATGYISSSFFHGRGTDYGNRVGPHTLGTMHLHHIHYKVDLDVDGRSGHLCAWLWTQDMEYEFVKDPWSTQNTIERPHLRRERLQKEDEAAFPLNVPLPRYLSFVSPNLNKWEHPRSYRIQIISFAGKHLPTNSSMERSVSWGRYQLAVTRRKEEEPTSTSIYNQNDPWTPTLAFADFINNETITNEDLVAWITVGFLHVPHAEDVPNTVTVGNGVGFFLRPYNYFNEDPSVDSSDSVYFSSEQDAGACGGNPLACLSSAATCAPHLPPFQFGGFLNLSLAPPLGGL